One window of Prionailurus bengalensis isolate Pbe53 chromosome B1, Fcat_Pben_1.1_paternal_pri, whole genome shotgun sequence genomic DNA carries:
- the POU4F2 gene encoding POU domain, class 4, transcription factor 2 produces the protein MMMMSLNSKQAFSMPHGGSLHVEPKYSALHSASPGSSAPAAPSASSPSSSSNAGGGGGSGGGGGGRSSSSSSSGSSGSSGGGSEAMRRACLPTPPSNIFGGLDESLLARAEALAAVDIVSQSKSHHHHPPHHSPFKPDATYHTMNTIPCTSAASSSSVPISHPSALAGTHHHHHHHHHHHHQPHQALEGELLEHLSPGLALGAMAGPDGAVVSTPTHAPHMATMNPMHQAALSMAHAHGLPSHMGCMSDVDADPRDLEAFAERFKQRRIKLGVTQADVGSALANLKIPGVGSLSQSTICRFESLTLSHNNMIALKPILQAWLEEAEKSHREKLTKPELFNGAEKKRKRTSIAAPEKRSLEAYFAIQPRPSSEKIAAIAEKLDLKKNVVRVWFCNQRQKQKRMKYSAGI, from the exons atgatgatgatgtccCTGAACAGCAAGCAGGCGTTCAGCATGCCGCACGGCGGCAGCCTGCACGTGGAGCCCAAGTACTCGGCACTGCACAGCGCCTCGCCCGGGTCCTCCGCGCCCGCGGCGCCCTCCGCTAGCTCCCCTAGCAGCTCGAGCAATGCTGGCGGCGGTGGTGGCAGTGGCGGGGGCGGTGGAGGCCGTAGCAGCAGCTCCAGTAGCAGtggcagcagcggcagcagcggcgGGGGCTCCGAGGCGATGCGGAGAGCGTGTCTTCCAACCCCACCG AGCAATATATTCGGCGGGCTGGATGAGAGTCTGCTGGCCCGCGCCGAAGCTCTGGCGGCCGTGGACATCGTCTCCCAGAGCAAGAGCCACCATCACCACCCGCCCCACCACAGCCCCTTCAAGCCGGACGCTACCTACCACACCATGAACACCATCCCGTGCACTTCGGCTGCCTCTTCTTCGTCGGTGCCCATCTCGCACCCGTCCGCACTGGCGGGCAcgcatcaccaccaccaccatcatcaccaccaccaccatcagccGCATCAGGCGCTGGAGGGCGAGCTGCTGGAGCACCTGAGTCCCGGTCTGGCCCTGGGTGCCATGGCTGGCCCCGACGGCGCCGTAGTGTCCACGCCAACTCATGCACCGCACATGGCTACCATGAACCCCATGCACCAAGCAGCGCTCAGCATGGCCCACGCGCATGGGCTGCCCTCACACATGGGCTGCATGAGCGACGTGGACGCCGACCCCCGGGACCTGGAGGCATTCGCCGAGCGCTTCAAGCAGCGACGCATCAAGCTGGGGGTGACCCAGGCCGATGTGGGCTCCGCACTGGCCAACCTCAAGATCCCTGGTGTGGGCTCGCTTAGCCAGAGCACCATCTGCAGGTTCGAATCCCTTACGTTGTCGCACAACAATATGATTGCGCTCAAACCCATCCTGCAAGCGTGGCTCGAAGAGGCCGAGAAGTCCCACCGAGAGAAGCTCACCAAGCCGGAGCTCTTCAACGGCGCGGAGAAGAAGCGCAAGCGCACGTCTATCGCTGCCCCAGAGAAACGTTCTCTTGAAGCCTACTTCGCCATCCAGCCGCGGCCCTCCTCCGAGAAGATCGCCGCCATCGCGGAGAAGCTGGACCTTAAGAAAAACGTGGTGCGCGTCTGGTTCTGCAAccagaggcagaaacagaaaagaatgaaatattctgCGGGCATTTAG